Within Spinacia oleracea cultivar Varoflay chromosome 4, BTI_SOV_V1, whole genome shotgun sequence, the genomic segment TCCTGCTTCCTCTTCTCCCTtctctccttcctcttttcaggtATGCTCCTCCCTATTTTCCTCAATCAATTGCAATTTATTTTTCACACAAATTCATTCCAGATGGGAGTAGTGTATAGTAAAAATTCTATGTCAAAACGTTCTAGTAGAACTTAGTGAATTAGAAGTTTTAGTCCGTAATTGTGGAATAGTATAGAGTCAGATGACTTGTTAAATATGCTTGCTTTTGAGTCGATTTACTATTTTCTTTGCGTTGTTGTCATAAATTAGCAATTATGAAATGTGTGCCTTTTTGGTAATTGGGGGAAATAAGACATCACGTGGATAGTGCATGTTTTTAGGATTGGAAATGAGCATGTTACACAATTGATTGGGTAGATGCGGCTGTTGTTACCTTTGAAAGGTGTTTTGTTGTGTTTATGGTATTTTGAACTATTGGTATTCATCTTTTACTAAGATATGCGGGTTTTCAGAACTATTATCAATATCTTGTTGATGTAAACTACCCTTGTTTTGAACCAGCAGATCTGCCTATTGCTAGGAAGGCCTTACTTCACTGTAGATTCTGCCTTTTATTTAAGTAATGTGTATTGAATAATCTTGCTTAGCCTTTGTATTGAATAAAATATCTTTATAGGTGGTGGTTTCTCCTGCATATCTCATTCTTTTACTCTCTTAGGGACGGTCATCGTTGTTCCATGCCCTTGATTGTTTATGGCCTTGCAGGTTTCGAATTTGGAAAATTGCTGGACTTGAGATTTCAGTTTACCAGGAAGGATTTTTTCTCATGACAGACCGCCAGACAGGTAACACTCTGATCTACAGGTATTATTATTCACTATTGAGGAATTTGGATGACCTAAGTAAAGTGAGAAAGAAAACTTACAAAATGCATTACTGCAAATAATTCGATAATTGTTTCCTTCATTTAGTATGGCCTCGGTGTGCTGCATTCTGACCTAAGTTCTGCAATTGATATATCATTTTTATGTAATCTAGGTGAAAGCCAAAAAAACCAAACATTCTGTCTTACATGGTACAGGAAATTGAGGCATTTTCTTATGCGCCATTAATAACTCTTTCCCCTATATAAAAATCATAGAAACTCTTAGAAATTAGTAAAATCAGACATATGACTAACAACACTAATTTATTGTAACTATTTATTAATTACCTTAGAGAGTATATGTaagatttttgtttttttggctTTAAGTTAAATGTGGTAGTCTAATAACAATGTTATACCGATGTATATATAAAGTGAGATATTTAGATTAATTATCTTGAAATTATAATATAGATGATCTTAGAAGAAATTATGCACCTCATCACTCATCAGTGTATCAAGGTGGAGATCCTTATTATAGCTCCGCCAGGCCCGACCCTACTTCTAGTCCAATGAGAATCAGGAGCCTATATCTTATGAACCAAGGCCCTCCGTCAAGTCCTATGGGGATTAGGAGTCCATATCCAGTGCACCAAGGTATCCCTGGAGTCTAGAATACATTTTCTGTTTCTTTGAATGATTATTCTTAATGCAGGGGACAATTTTAGAGTTTTCGAGTTCACTTATAACTAGCTTAAATGTGCAGGTAGTCCCAACTTCAGTATTCCACCTGTGATTAATTTTAGATTTGATGTGAGGACGAGTTGTGTGTTTCTTAACCGATTTATGTATCCTTGATGTTGAATATGTTGTTGTGGTGTTTGTCTTTATCTACTTTTGCCTTCTACTTTTTTTGGAAGCCCATAATTGTTATGAGTTAATGTTGTTTTCTTTGTTTGATGTAAGCTGAGTTTgaatttatttctgattttTTATTGAGTTTTGGTGGACATTCTGGTGTTTTCCATTAGTGTACTTCTGCATATGCTTTGGCACATGAGTTGCTTGACATGATAATATGTATTTTAAAATGCACATTAGTTCATAAAAGTccatatgtgtgtgtgtgtggggatCTGATCCAGAGAAACCTGAATGGTTTTTGGGATACATGGTCCCGCTACGGATTAGGTAGAAAGTATTTTAGTCGCTATAGTTTGAATGACAGTACTGTTTTACACATGCACTGGACTACAGTTAACAACTTTGCCGACCACCCATACTGATATTGACAGCTATTGAAGGACAGCTAAGGATGTCTCATACTCCTGGTCCTAGAATATAATCGAGAGGAAAGTATCAGTAGTATATATCTCTCTTGATataaaaacttaactaaaaacGAGGCCACTTATCTATCTTGTTAaaaaacttaactaaaaacGAGGCCACTCCAGTATCATCGATCAAAGTGAAGCATAGAGAAGCTGATATGTGATAACTTGCCTGGGAAACTAAGTTTAACTGTTTAGTGCTTCTTGAAATACCCTTGTCTATGTTGAAAGTTAACATATATACTGATAGGTATTCCAATTATAAGTTAATATTCTAAGTTAATCGACCATGTATTATTGTAATACGAGTTCCACATATAAGTTCTAACATGATGGTTTCAGACCATGTTCTCCCGGCAATCTGACAATAACACTCGTTTGTTTCCTGTTATGCATAACCTTATCAGTTATCATCACCTTTTTTCTCCCTCATTTTGTTCTAAGAGCGTTAATTACACTGTAGTGTCTTTTTTCAGCTTTGTTATCTTTAGACGATTTTTTTGTACTGTCCAGGTGTTCTTGTTCGTTGTTGGTAGGTTTTTAATCACAGAATGCTCAGTGCACTCGTGATGTTGTGATGGAACTTCTACAAAGAACCAATCCTGAACAGGCAATTTACGTAATAGATGTGAGTAACTATCTAGTAATGTTACATTCATAATACTTTTTCAATTACTCATCTAAAATCTGATACAGTTTCATCTCGATCCATCTCGAtctgttgattttttttcctttgccTGCATGCAGGATTTTTCTGTGGTGGCATCAAGTCCACAAGCAAGTCGCGTGAAGCTAAATGAAATCGGAGGCCAGCATTTAAATGCCTGAGAGGTAGCACAAGAAGTCTACAAATGGAAACTTGTTTGTTAATAGCAGTAATATGTGGTCTGAACTGTAATGAAGTTTCACTTGTCAACATCTAATCACCTCTACCATGCTCCCAGCAgtaaatattatattattttgttgaattttgatACATGTTTATGGTGTTTTGGCCTTTTTTTTACTGTGTTGTTGTagtaaaaagttgatattgaaACTTGAATCATGTTATTTACTTCTCCATCTGATTCTTGGTGATTTAAAATATGCCGCTTCTGATCAAATTTGCATGACCAGTGATTAGCACTTGGGCATATTCATTTGCAGCTTTCTTTTCTCAGGTGGACAACTAGGTTGCACTTCTCGGCTTGTGTTTTTCTCTAAACCCAAGGTAATCTTAGCGTGCTTTCCTATTTATCTTGCTGTTTATTTAAAGTGGTGTAAAAAGGCGTAAAATCTTTGACTGTTGGGCAATTGAGCTCAGACCAATAAACTTTGAGGAATTCAGTTTACCATACTTGAAAAATATTTCTAATTCTGTGAAACATGGAGGCCAATCTAATTCTATGCTCGAATGCTTTTTGTCGTTTTAGTCGTTGGTGTTATCTTGTGCCTGTCAAACAAACATACAGAGtagttattttttttgaagtagAGATATTTACTGGAAGAGGTACGCGTATTTTTGTTATTATAGCTTTGTCGATAATTTTTTTACTATGCGGTAGCTTTTATCCAAACTTTACTAATTATACATtattttgttgttattttgttGAAGTACAGATATGTTCTCCTAACCCGTACACTCAAGAGGAGATCGATGACGTTCGAGAAAAATggagtagatattttattagTAGTTGTTTGTAGTCATTTTCTAGTTTTCAGACATAGAAATTAGGTTATTATTTGGAATACAATTATTTACAATTGTACGTTGaaccaactttcttgtttgAATTAATACAAAAATATTTTCGCAATTCTGCAAATCTCAGctctatttattatttttttgaatttattaCGTAcgtagaaataatttaaattagcgagaacaaaataaaaaataaaactaaaaacatAATACACACTTTAGGTGTCGCCTCCTATAATTACATGCGACTCCTTATggttaattaatatatatttttttaaaataatacttTCGGTGTCGCCTTTTGGTAAAATAGGCGACTCAAAATGggtaaaaacgtttaaaaaaTAATTCGGAAAATACTTTTCGTGTCGCCTGTAACATTAAGAGGAGACTCTAAAGGTAATTagcttaataaaaataattgtgCAAAACATCTTTCGTGTCGCCTCTTAGTATATTAGGCGACTCGATTATtaacaaatttaataaaaatgtcCGAAAAATATGTTTTCGTGTCGCCTATAAACTTTAGAGGCGACTCgtataatttaaaaattagaaaaataatttcggaaattattttccgTGTCGCCTATACAGATTAGAGGCGACATTAAAGGTTAattaattcttttaaaataattaaaaagtacCTTTCGTGTCGCCTCTTATTATAATAGGCGACTCGGAaagattaattaataaattaatttttttgaaaaatatatcttCAGTGTCGCCTCTTCCATAACAGGCGACACGTATAATAACATTCGTGTCGCCTCAAAGGGGCGACTCCAAAACACCAAAAAGTTTTAGAGTCCCTAGCTTCAGAGTCGCACCATAGGCGACACTAAAGACAATTTAGAGGCGACACGAAaaggtgtttttgtagtagtgtaatttcccgaaaagctattaaatgaatttcagattcatttaatccggtgatttgttacatgccaaaagtgtgaccttataggttcagtcaagaataagctgagagcctaatatagattagaactcactgatcggaaacattgctccagctagctgttccgatcacttgatctcactgaattaattgttcctaattaatctgaaccttggtattgaactagtgcaccttgggtgaaggacatatttccttcagtctcccacttgtcactcacacaagtgtgcattccgattcctttgtctcttggtgttacttactgaacataaggtaagatccaagccatccttattaggtccagaagtgtttctcgaattactgagttcaactattaaacttttacagaaggttaagccttaaccattctaagcacggccatgcattttcgagaggccttgtacaacaacaccaccatatcctatcaaagataggaggacaatcccttcttgttacttatgaacaacttactttgatttatagtacgcccaataactgctttaatagtctccttttacggtgcgatgtttaGCGAGCATTAAAGCGAACTGATTCTCAAACAAGCATCCATAACTACTCAGGTTCTGAGAAATAggttccaatcaccattaatgagaactacttatgacatgaattttatctcttaaagtgttctcatggtcaatccgatacaagatccaataagtacctatgcaaatgatttctgatatccagtccatctagttcaagaaaaagaactataaatcaacttgcaatctaatcttcattagtcattggtcgtccaacctttcaatgacctggattagggatccttttgtgatttcaatattcaagttcacttatgggtgtttctttgtcaaagaatccatcttgacatcccatttgaatgttttgaatcacttggacttcatcatttaatactaaaccaagattaaatgatatattaaatatgatttcataaatgataaatgtttaaaccaaatgcttaccaatttgtgggcctctaacccaaaatcaagaatTTCATGTTTTatagatataggcctttcacccaagaCTTAAAACactcatggaactcaaacttgattccatttctgtatgagtgttgtatctcatttgatgtagaggtttagtttatcatacttttccattcttagcatcttttcaatcgaaagcctttcgatgtaaaatgaaaagatctttgaatagtttatagaatgatctagtctttcattgctgTTTAGAGTGATAATCgtattcaaaatagaaaatcatccagatagcagacttgtgatcaacttGAGTTCAtggaagaactcccactaaaaacaattcccttttattgcttcttaggcaataatgaatccatttcaattatgtagaatttaaaatgatgcttcccttttggaatactccaaccagttcacagagatgtgggagatacatctttcaactgagaacttggaaactaatcattgattcagtttcccatgcatcacatatggtttagaacctatgttaccaccttttaatcacgacgcctaattgcccgtgtatgtttgtggtttgcctatcaacaagattcaacttttgcttaggaaaatgcatgtagcatcaaaactttagttcatcttcacttcctcttatcaagtgctcatcctacatatccagatgtattggatgttcttgatattgttctaatgatctttgatctagatcaatagagattggtataaactcgtcacgatccaatgttcacgagttatctcgGCAATCTTTATATCACATTAtgcatgattgattgtaatgcaaaaaccattcgcatcttaaaatctatccatgtaacctttaggtttattctgtttcaagagatactgaatcttgctaaaatcttggcattgccatgtgatataaggtgaaggcacctcttcaaggtccttcatgtttaactttagtaataataacctagctttatacttagttaaagcattcattacttagaatTACTCATATGGgtgagtctcttttgagtctctcaattgtgtttgatttagtaattacttttacagaatccaaacaacgctttagatcctatccaatagatctttaacccagtatgttctaagtttcaccatggttctaatattgacaaatactttcaaatataaccatttagaatttgaatgtcattttcaatagagagatgtgtatctcatatatatagaaccaataaacttgacttagctcccactaaactcctcatctacaagatgatccatgtttacataaagctatgattgctcaatagccttgttgaaaaatatggtccaattaacacttgcatgctttaatctacgaatatatttcttaagcttgctcttttatctagcatccaaaacttttacattgtgtgatgtacacaattcctttctacaaatccaattgaggaaggtgtttcgttttccaattgccatattgccatatgcaatgattgctagatttatccaaaatagttcaagcattccgacttggtgaaaaagatttcaacattatcaacaccgtgaagttgtttataatatttaaccaccaatctagcttttcttttgtatgtgtatacactATCATCTttatatgttttgaaaacatgtttgcaacccatgggagtgaaccctttatacAAATcgacgttgtatgtttagaaaacatgtttgcaacaaatgggagtgaaccctttatgcaaatcaacgttgtatgtttagaaaacatgtttgcaactaatgggagtgaaccctttatgcaaatcaaccaaatcacagatttgattctttaagatgaagatactttggataaaatggcctcaaaccatttatATGGTCTCAAACCATAATTATATTTCtcatggcctcaaaccatacttgggaatttttaattcgtcgtagctaacctgtaactcgtatgttcttgaagcacttctaaagtcttcatagttttcattcctcaagatatctatgtatctatcttggttgaattctattccttatacgatttacctaggtattgaacatcaaactttactgtctataaagacattactcaagtcttTTGAGTACTatgattctcttgaagcacttccaaagtcttcctAGAGCTCTTctaaaggcttctaagtacggagcttttccaaatactcctaagtatcctacatttgtttgttgcttgactcgaatttcttttgaggtcacttcgaggtcatttttctcccacttgcctttttggaaataagatggtttcctaaaagacattatccatagcaacaaccatatgttttCAGATTtatggtagaatcaataccttttgtttctatgagtcgctcataaagaaacatatatatattattgggtttgtttgatgtaaacactaactcccactgggtttgacaaccctatatatatactgaaaagatgtactgaaccgaagttcaatccttatgacatcttatccttagctttgacaactttgtttagctagtgtgatagtcacttgagagtatcatttagaaactaattagaaaaatagtcgtgattatcattaatcgaatagattccgatttctccatttggacataccatattcttatggagcttcgattgtcataatgccatatcaacaatctagataatcttttttggctcatgcaaacatcaccttgacccagcctagatgttccaagaTTCTtaccaagttgattttataccctttcgtgaatcgcattgaagcatttcacatatttcaccttgagtaaatatagcaatattttctcaaattcttgtgaaataggtaagtcataaaatccatctttggtctATGAACGTAATTGTCTAGACTCTTCTAACAATAATCCATTTcaatgtcatgttcaacaagcaagacccacgtgtcttaaattaaccaactttcaaagatccatgccatggaatcttagaatgttgtcttgttgacatggtcgtatgacattgccaaagatatgtggaacacaaatcaaaatacttgatttgaaccttctgaagtttgagtgtgaagagatttgtttgtttattaatcaatcatatgactcaacccgtaaatgaccatttcattaaaataaacactcaacaaatgtttttgtttactttgaatgtgactctttctgttgtccaaacagaacctgtttatgatgattaatggaacataataccattaagttccagcctttagaagaactttaaaacaaacatgatgaacctacaattaatgtagcacaactttgcttcatttcacacttgtaggtcaataaccagacttagctcccggaatttgagttcttaacaagagttagaacctcaagcggtaatctaataccatatgattttattttctaagtcgtttctctttaacgcaaacctttaggtagaaattgaatcttgaattcatttcttttgttcccgtttcctatcctttctagcacgttttttTATAGTCCAAaatattttactctttgcttgatcttcttactttgttatgcttacaaagtctctttcttttattcactttgaattaTCACATtcaatcactactacaaaaatagccTAAGAAACCGGGCAAAACAAGGCAAAGAAACCTCACTTTATACGGTGCCTAGGTAGTAGGTCTCTTAGCATAAGAGACCGGAGTTTTGGCCTGGTTTCTTTGATATATCTAAGGAACCGATTTTGGCAGAAAACTGGTTTCTTAGGTCATTTCCTGTGAATTTAAATACAAAGAAAAAGAGACCGAATTGAGGAAATATGCGGTTACTTTGACTGTACTAGGAAACCACTTTATTACAAAGTGCGGTTCCTTTGATGTTCTTTTTAAAGAGACTGCATTTTCAGATCTACGGTTTCTTTGATGCTCCTCTGTTATAAACGTGCAACCTAAGAAACcagatttattaaattaataaatctggtttctttgatatattttttttattattattaaattttaaatgGCTGCTACAACCAATAAATTAGTGACAGataatatattttcaaattacaTGGTACCTATTAGATTCCATTCAATATAAAAATTGGCTCAATTTAATGGTAAAAATCCATTAACTCTATATTATATATATGCATAAAAATACTCCAAACCGACCAATGTACCTTCTTGTTCTCcaaaacaataaattaaataaaactaaTGTAATATATAACATTCTCCAAACTCCAATCACAGGCTTAAATCAAAAAGAATACTTCAAATGTAGTAACTTGCTATGAGATTCGCAAAACATTTGTTAAAAAGTGTCAACATGCACTAGCTACAAAGATCATTCATGATCAACGTCCAAAATATcattttcttcatcttcatcaatcTGATCATTGATAACTTGTTTTTTCTTGAAAAAATATGTAACCAAAGTATCCCGTATCTCATCAATCATCGCTTGAGAATAAGTGGCAGGAACTTGAGGAAAGTACTGCATACAAGACATAAAAACGATTAGAATAAAAGATATAAAGCCGAATGGAAGTAAAGCCATCAGTAAAATAGAAGTTGAAATTTGTTATGGTGTATTAGCAATGATAAatttattttcccttatttatttttcaaaaaattaaacataaattttttttactgaagcaagaaaaagaatAGTACTCTGCTAAAGTAGAGGGAGAAATAATGCAGAGGAATTTAAAGCAATGCATCAGTGTGTACTCAACCTAACTAtttcacatttatatcttaaactCTTAATCTGATGCAGGATCAAGTTTGAGCATATCACTTGGCAGCAGAAATTTTCAATTGACTTGGATAATCAAGGGAATATCTCCTGTCTCAAACAGGTCATTGTTGCTGTCAATATATCTTATAATTATAACGTGCTTCCATATCTAAATGTAGTACGTATAGGGGCAGTTGTCTAAAATGATTAGTGTCTGTATTTCTTTTTTGTGATGCTTTATTCCCTAATTTAAAAATAGATCACGAGTTATAATCCTGTCAAAAATGAACTTAAACCAACTAGAACAAGTAGCTAGTGTTGGTTCTCAACTGAAACTAGCTAGTGTTCAACTGCAATGTTCATCTCTTGATCTGGTTATGAGAAAGTTGCTCATTTTACATTACAGGAATATTGATGACGTGGACCAGACAATGGACGAGATCAACAAGCAGACCGATAATTTAAGACAGATACAAGAGGCACTAGCTTCTCCTATTGGTGGTGCAGCTGATTTTGACGAGGTACGTAAGGGTTTTAGTCACAAATACTAGGAAAAAAATGTAGCTCTACAAAGGCATCACTTTTGTACTAACTTTTTTCtctgttgattgttggtataaAAGGATGAATTGGAAGCCGAGCTTGAAGAACTTGAAGGAGCTGAGTTGGAAGAACAACTTCTGCAGCCAGCTATCACTGCCCCTATAGCACCAATTAAGGCCATCCGAACTTAATTTCACTTATCTGAATTTACTAAACTTATTTTGTATGAAGTAAGTCAACAAAACAGGGCCTTAGAAAGGTTTGGCATTTTCTTTGTACAGTCGTCTTAACTTTCAATTTACTGCCAAGTTATCCTAGAGGTACCTCTGAATTTATAACATGGCCTTGTCTGTTGGatgaaaatgaaatagggaTAGATTTTATAATGAACATCTTTTCTAGTGTTTGGTTTGTCATCCCAAGAGTTATCTTACAAGACTCGAGTAGCTGCGTATTAGTGGGTGTGACTAGGTGATTGTATTAACTGTTCTTAAGGGTTTTACGATTAAATTGGAATAGAGGTAGTATTGAATTTATGTTGAGTAGAAAGCTAGGATGAAGGATGGAGGGGCCAAACCAGTCTAATACAAAGCTGCTGGaaaaatgtgtattttcaattGAAATCCCAATATGTAAGGATCTTCCTTATGACCAAGCTTGTCAAAATTAACCAAAGTAAACCCTATATCTTCATAGTCAACTCCGTTGTTGTTATCAACCCATTTGCAACCAAAAACTGGTATCACAAAATCATTGTATTGCAACTCAACAATTTTTTCAATGACACCGTAATACCACATTTTACCATGGGCAGGAAAACTATCTTTATCACTTGCAAAATACATAGCTTCGGCTTCAACAACAACTCCACTATTCTGCATAGTGCTAACTTCATCTTGCTCCTTAGTATAGAATGTGCAACCATTATATACATACCCAGAATAAAAAGAGGCTCTAAAATTGGGTCCTAACGCTAAACTCTTTAGTCGATCAGAAACAACATATAGTGGATCATTAAGCTCTCTCATCACTTTATCTTTCAACCAAGTTCTAAATGAATTGTGATGTTGACTAAGAAGTGATTTCTGACTTGTCTTACGATTGAACTGCTTAAGGTGATCAATGTGTTTGTTAATATATGGTGTAACTTCATCCTCGTTAAACAGAACATATGTGTGGGCCTTGTGCCATTCTTCATAAGACAAGTCACGTTTCTTATGACCTATGATCCCCTTTCCCTCCATTCTACCACTATGTCTTGATATTGGAAGCCCAATAATCTTTGCATTTTCTAGATATTGAGTACACGATCCAACAAGATCTTCATAGAAGTTCTTTTCAGCAATACAAGCTTCGGGTCTATAGGCATTCTTCACATATCCCTTATAAGTTTTCATTTGCCTTTCAAAGGACCATTGAGCTCTCAAATGAACTGGGCCACAAAACCTTATCTCTCTCACCAAGTGAATAGGTAAATGAACCATGATATCAAAAAAAGATGGAGGAAAATACATTTGTAATTGGAAAATAATGATAGCAATTTATGTTTCCCAATTATCTAAGTCTTTAGGATTAATGACTTTGGCGTACATTGCGTTAAAGAATGAACACAATCTAATAATGGCATATCGAACATTTTTAGGTAAAATTGAGCGAATAGCCACTGGAAACAAATATTGCATCAAAATgtgacaatcatgagacttaAGACCCACAAGTTTCAGATTTTCCATCGAAATAAGGTTGCGAAATTTTTAAGAAAAACCCTCTGGAACTTTCACTCCAGCTAAGGATTCATATAACACTTTTTTCTCTTTTCGTGACAATGTATAAGCTGCGGGAGGAAGGTATTTCTTGGGTTTTCCCTCAACAACGTGGAGTTCACTTCTAATTCCCATATCCTTCAAGTCATATCGAGCATTTTCACCGTCTTTTGTCTTCCCAGGAACATTCAACAGTGTGCCAATCAAGCTATCACACACATtcttctcaatatgcattataTCTAAACAATGTCTGACAAATAAGTGTTTCCAATAGGGTAAGCGCCAGAAGTCAGAACATTTCTTGTACCCCTGCTTAGAAATACCTGCTCTAGATTTCTTCCCAAAGGTTATCTGGATGTCCTTAACCTTTTGAAACACCTCCTCCCCACTCAAGTCTCTTGGACGTTTTTTGAATTCTTGTTTCCCATTAAAAGCCTTTTTTTGCTTGCGGTATGGATGATCACAGGGAAAAAATGGACGATGATCAAAGTAAACCATCTTCTTAGAATTCTTTAGCCACTTTCCCTTCATACGATCCTCACATATGGGACAAGCAGTTTTCCCTTTCACAGTATACCCAGAAAGATTACCATAAGCCGGAAAATCTTGGATGGTGCAAAACAACATTGCTCTCAGATTAAAGGTCTCATTTTGATGCGCATCAAAAACTCTGACACCTTTTTCCCATAATATCTTCAAATCATCAATGAGGGGAGCCAAGTACACATCAATGTCATTTCCCGGCTGTTTTGGCCTGGAAATTAACAATGTAAGCATCATGTACTTTCTTTTCATGCAGAACGAAGGTGGTAGGTTGTAAGTAACCAAAATCACTGGCCAAGTACTATGCATGCTACTAAGAGAACCAAATGGATTCATACCATCAGTTGAAAGTGCAAGGCGTAGGTTCCGTTTTTCTTTACGAAACTCGGGGTATTTTCCATCAATAAACCTCCACTGCGGGGAGTCAGCTGGGTGTCTTAATAAGCCATCTTTGTTCCGCCCATAAAAA encodes:
- the LOC110801508 gene encoding uncharacterized protein; protein product: MAQERVTSYNKNKSPVSAGEGIQTEGGFVAVISGGLASGQRDYARRLGQEPFVASWFGSLARFIGVRASIRRIDEILGHLSKNAFDRTYTRWVWHGENFEGTRTSDSGNDVHDVHEGPDVNDIPNAKEGDRLGDMIRASQDKFAENPATFEGVLKDFETPLYPGCSKYTRLSSILRLYNVKACHGLTDQCFDEVLEVFKDMLPDDNVLASGAYEAKKILIPMGLPYEKIHACPNDCVLYRNERESLKNCPVCNASRYKEKEGVSAKWRFIDGKYPEFRKEKRNLRLALSTDGMNPFGSLSSMHSTWPVILVTYNLPPSFCMKRKYMMLTLLISRPKQPGNDIDVYLAPLIDDLKILWEKGVRVFDAHQNETFNLRAMLFCTIQDFPAYGNLSGYTVKGKTACPICEDRMKGKWLKNSKKMVYFDHRPFFPCDHPYRKQKKAFNGKQEFKKRPRDLSGEEVFQKVKDIQITFGKKSRAGISKQGYKKCSDFWRLPYWKHLFVRHCLDIMHIEKNVCDSLIGTLLNVPGKTKDGENARYDLKDMGIRSELHVVEGKPKKYLPPAAYTLSRKEKKVLYESLAGVKVPEGFS